The Halichoerus grypus chromosome 3, mHalGry1.hap1.1, whole genome shotgun sequence genome segment aattataatccaCTTTCCTTTAGGAATCATTCATATCAGCCCCAGAGTGTAAGATACTTGAATTTGTAACAGTGCTGGGTGCCAATGATAGTTGGAGAAAGTTGGTCCGCTGGGTTTTCGTGTCTCATTTtaagtgatctttttaaaaattaaaataagaaacaaacttCATGTTGTTTATGACTTAAAGGCTGAAGAGGATGCCCACCTGGATGGGGCTGTTCCCATCCCTGCCTCATCTGGGAATGGAGGAGATGACCTGCAGCAGATGATCCAGGCCGTGGTGGATAACGTGTGCTGGCAGATGTCTCTGGACCGGAAGACCACGGCGCTGAAACAGCTGCAGGGCCACATGTGGAGGGCGGCATTCGCAGCTGGGCGCATGAAAGCCGAGTATGTAGCTGCTCAAGGAGCTCAAACATTTCACCAGCCCTGAAACCCAGTACATTTGCCACTGGTCCTCTCTCTGTGTGATTAGTGTTAGTTGTGTGATtagtcaaatagataaaatcaacattcttttattttatatttttaaagaatttatttatctatttgagagagagcgtgagagagaacgaggggtaggcagagggagagggagaagcagcctccccgctgagcagggagcccgatgtggggctcaatcccaggactccagaatcatgacctgagccgaaggcagacacttaaccaactgagccactcaggtgccccacattcTTTTTATCTTAACAAGcaagtgtttgttttgttttttcaaagccGGGATAAAGCATTCCACCCAGCTAAGTTCCCCAGAGCAGCATGCCTGGCTTTGTGGGATGGTTGAGGACTTTTATCCCAGTTTAAAACAGCTTCCCAGAAAATGGTGACTTCTTTGAGCTCAGTTATCTTTGATCTTTAGCAGACAGTCCTGTTGGGCTGCTTCTCAGAGCTGTTAGGGTACCTGCTTTCTGCCCTGCTAGAGAAGGAAGAATGCTTTGAGATTAGTTACATATCATTTTGGGGTTACTCAGAGTGTCAGCAGTACCGCTCTGTCCTGTGCTGATACAACAACTTCCACAGACCATCTGAGTCTGGGCTGTGGTGTTCCTGAGAGCCTTCCTGCCGAAGGAAGACTCATGAGTCTTGCATtgctgaggaattttttttttttttaagattctatttttaagtaatctacacccaatgtggggctcagatttacaaccctgagatcaagcgtcgcatgctctactgactgagccagccaggcgccctgctaaGAAATTCTTAATAAGACCCTGCCACTAAGGATTTTGAGTCATTGCCTGACGTACACCCTAAGATCCAATACTACTTCTAGTTGctgtatttcttttgttcttctgtcGAATGAAATGCCATTCCTTTATTTATGTACTTTACAAGGGGCTTccactttttcatatttttttttaagattttatttatttcttagagagagagagcgcgtgcagggcaaagggggaggagaaaccgactccccgctgagcgaggagcctgactcctgggctcaatcccaggaccctaagatcatcacctgagctgaagtcagatgcttaactgactgagcgacccaggcaccccagggggcTTCCACTTTTTAAAGGATGCATTAGAATATCAGGATAGGCCAATCATCTGGGAATATCCGCTAGTTCACTATATAAAACACTAAAGAGTGGAGCCAAGAGAGGACGCTCGAACTAGTTATAGTTAGTCCTTCCTTTTCTTGGACTGGTTTCCGTAATTATAAAACCAGGGACTTGAAATAAGTTACCTTAGACTTCTAAGCCCTGAATTGGAACGATAACAATCTGCAGATTCAACGTGGAAAAATCCTGTCTCTGTGATTGCAAATAACGCACAAAGTAACCCACAATTATGTGTGCTGGTTTCAAATTAGTTGATCTCTTTCCTTCAATTAGCGTAATCCATTAAGCTGTTTTATCCAGTAGGAGACTTCCCTGATATTTTCCAGTTAATCTTTTAAAGATGACTGGTTCCACATTCCAAGTTCCTTGTGCTTCTCTTTTCACCTATTTCTGCGATAATTCCACCACCAAATATGGAAGACGGTGTAGAACTGGGAAGTAGGACTTGATGTCAGGAATCAGAAAAGCTAGACACTTTGCCAATTAGCTGATGTGAGATGGTACGAGTCTCTTAACTGTTTtattaggtaatttttttctatattttaaaactttaggtTTTCTTAGTTCTCAAGAAATGGAGTTCCATTTTCTAGCTAGTCACGTATGAGTAGCTTTGAACCCTCAAATgtttttcttgtaattgtttgGGAGCAAATCTTTTTAAAGGCATTTCCATGCTTTCTGAAGGCACACTGGACATCATGTAACCTCTTCTTGTCATAATTACATCGAAGATTACATAATTGTTACTTTTTTTGAGTTCCTTGGGAATTTAAAAAAGCACTTTATTTCATCCCTTATTTGTAATCACGTTTTACTGTCGGTAGTGTGGCTGCCTGTCCAAAACTGCTCTCTCCACCTACGTTGCTGCTTCTAATCTGCTGTGGTTCTGGAGTCCCAGTGACAAGCTTGTTAGGTCAGCAGGAGTTTGCAGTCTCTTGGAGGTGTTTCTCATGGTGACCCTTTGGgctcaaataaaagaaacttgtTACAGCTATTTTGACTGGTTTTCATCAGGCTAGATACCATGTTCCTGCATTTGAACTTGATGGTCTTTCCTCTAGGTTCTTCGAAGATGTAGTTCCAGCAGTCCGGAAATGGAGAGAGGCTGGAATGAAGGTGTATATCTATTCTTCAGGGAGTGTAGAGGCCCAGAAGCTATTATTTGGGCATTCTACAGAGGGAGATATTCTTGAGGTAGGTTACCCGATTACTCTCTTTTTCTGATGCTATGAAAGCATGAAAGAATGAATCTTAAACGAATATCCTACAGTTATAAGCTAAGTCAACATTCAGATCACCACATGTATATATGCTAAGCAGGTGGTAAAGAGAAGTGGATAAACTGGGGAATGCATTCGAGGGAAGGGTGAAATGTTTGTCGTACCAGTCTTGGCATCGGAGGTTCTTAAGCTGTTGTGAGTAACGATCACCAGGGGAGTTTGTTCAAAGTGTAGTTCCCTGGGCCGTGCTTCCTAGCACAGCTGCATTGGCAGGTCTGGGATGGGGGGGtcaggaatatatatatgtatatatatacatatatatacatgctcATGCTGTCATGCTCATGTCCACTCAGACGAAACTAATGGCCCACTTCTTTTGGTTGTTTCAAGTAGCTGGTGAGCAGCAGTACAATAGTGGCCCGTGCCCCATCCAGACACATGTACACGTACACTTGTTTAGCGAAACAGAGTGCAAGGTAGATTCATTTGTTTCTGGCACTTTGGAGAgagaacagattttattttagcaGAAACCTCATTCTTCTGTAAGAGAACTGGGTGTGTTATTAAACGGTGATATGTTAAGGCCACCTGTTACCTTTCTTGTAGAAGAGAAAATTCCTTCTGGCTCCTCTGTCCCACCATCCCTGCACCCTCTGGGGACAGGGTGGGCACTGGGAAAAGGGAAGGCAtttaggactttatttatttttttaagattttatttatttatttgacagagagacgacacaagcagggggagtgggagagggagaagcaggcttcctgccgagcagggagcccaatgcggggctcgatcccaggaccctgggaccatgacctgagccgaaggcaagcgcttaacgactgagccacccaggtgccccgcatttAGGACTTTGAAAAGAAATGCCAACTAGCCGAATACAGGCTGAACTTAGTGATATGCAGTAGGTCACTCAGCCaactatcttttaaataaatatttattgagcctctaCTGTGCACAGAGAACACTTTGGCTTTGGAGATGTTGTATTCTCATTTTAGTACTTCCCTGTGTTTTATCTTAgtttaaatcaaatattaaatcaGGAATAAAACCCTTTAATATGTGTATCTCCTCTGAATACAGATGTAAGCTACTCTTTTATTCTCTCTGATGGAACAGACAGTAAGGTGATAGTAGATAATACACAATAGTTACTTACTGAATTCAAGGATAAAAATGTACTTGCTTATATACCTCTAACTCTTGCCTAACACAATAGACCAAAAGCTCAAAGGTCAACAGCAGAGAAAGTTAAGTAGCAGCTTAATAATGAGGCAGGTTAGAGAAATCTGTTCATTCTGGGATCAAAAGGACAATGTTCAGGACCTGTCATCAGGAGTGAAACCCAGTTCAATAAGTAATTTGAGTGCAAGTAGTGCTTTAAGGATAGAAAGTCGggcatgtatatattttttttaacagttttgatATTATTTCATTCAAGTACTTTCCCAAGTATCTATCAAATAGTTCTTCAAAGGAACATGggcatgtatattttaaaaaattttggatataaaattaatgctaaTCAAAGAAAACCAAGTAAATTGtaacatgattttatatacattgaATTGGTAGttttcttccaaatgtttatttctataaaatctaCTTTATTTTCTGTAGCCTGCATAAAGTTCTCTATTAAGTAGACTTTCAGGGATTATTTAATGAGGGGACGAAATCACTATGATTGTTAACGTATTTCAGAGCAAATGGAGGAGAGACAAAGGGTCGGGTTGCAAGTGTATTTATAACATTagtcttttctttccctgtgtgCAGCTTGTTGATGGGCACTTTGATACCAAGATTGGACACAAAGTGGAGAGTGAGAGTTACCGAAAGATTGCAAGCAGCATTGGGTGCTCAACCAACAACATCTTGTTTCTAACAGACGTTACACTAGGTGAGTAATGTGACTCCTTACATTGTAAACTCCAGGGCAGGTGCTGAGCCTGGCCTTATAAACACATGGCCTCTGTAAAGAAAATTTGTGTGGACCCTTGAAAAATGAAACAGGTTTATAAAAAGAAGCCATGAACCAACTGATCCAtgtttctctccatttccccatccTTGGGGGTTGTGTGTGGGCAAGTGGCACTGGAAAGACTAGATCTTCTCACTGTAACTTTTATCCATGGTTCCCCACCCATCCTtctgtacgtacacacacacacacacacacacacacacacacacacgaaatggTAAATAACAAAGGACAATTTAAGGGGTGTCATTGTGGGAAGGAGCATGCAGGCAAGGGTATGAGGGTAGGTACATGGTTAGTTAGGGACATAAAGTGTATGTTATACACATAATGGACCTGATCATGTGAATTTAACAGCAGTGACAtgagctaaaaacaaaaaaagaaacaaaaagctatAGGGAAGGAGAACTCACTTTTGCCTCTTTGTTCCAGTTGATGAGCACTGCCCCACAGTGAGTAGGAGCCTCCTCTCTACCTTCCCTCAGGTGATCTCAGGCCCCCTCATGCTCTGGACCTCTGACCTGGTTGCTCATGATTCACCTGTTTAAAGACAGGCATCTTTTTTTACCCACCATGGCCCTCTTTATTATATATGGTATGTTATTACTTTAAGGAGTGAATGCAGGCAACAGTATATACTGTACTGTATTGGTAATTTAAGTGAGTTCAAGAGTACTTTTGACCAAATGTAAAACTCACACTCCAGCTCCTGTGTGAGAATGGAGACCCTCTAGAGAATTACAGCAGGAAGCTGTAGTGAATAAGGAAACAAGCAGCAGCAGGTGAAGCGGTAGTGGGTGCCGGCCGAAGGTTGGGCCCTGGTTCTCCTCTGGAAGCCTCTGCTGGGTAAGGCTTTCCCACACTCCCCCACCTGGCTCCAGCTTTGGATTGCGCGCTCACTGTCCTTAGAGTTTGTGCATCTCCCAGGGTGCCTACTTTTGGTGTGTTTATAATTGCACCTGTATTTGAGGGCAGTTCTTtatatttgtgttccttctcctCACCTTGGATTGTAAGTTTCACCTCCCATCTACCCCAGGGCAGGACTTTGTGTACCGTGCAGCCACCCTGACATTCTGTAGGATGGGGAAGGGCATTTAGGGAAAGAGGCCAAGGGCTGGGTGCTCTCTTGCCTGGTTGGCTCCTTGTGACTCCTGGGCCCCTTGGAGTCTGTAGgccgtctccctctctctggtctTTCCTATCTTGTCATGGAACTACAGTCACCCCTACCCCCTGGGACTTTTAGAGATAGGGCCCACAGACAAATCCAAGCTGCTGACAAAGATATCTTACCAGAGGTAGTGTGTATGAACTGTATTCTTTCTCTGCTGCTGACCTTTGAGCTTTTGGTCTATTGTGTTAGGCAAGAGTTAGGGGTATATAAGCAAGTACTGATTTGataagtggtttaaaaaaaaaaaatcttaagcagcATAGATCATGTAATGCCTTCAAAAAGTTACCATGttttctagagaaagaaagaCTTAATTTTACCTGACATACAGTAGACATTCAGTAATTGTTAAATTTCAGGCTTTGGTGAATGTAGACTGAAAGCTTTGATCCAGGTACATGGTACCAGATCACAGCCATTTGTTATCTTGAGTTTTGAAAACTCAGCAGATTGCATGTCTTACATGTCCTGGCTTGGGTCAGCTTCAGAGTCCAAGGGTTTCTACAAAACTGTTGTCTCGGTTTTCTGCATCCTGGAGAACTTTACATTTACTTTCGGACCGCACTGAAGGAGAggaacagacagacagacggcaTGGACACACTGCTTCAGGGTTCCCTGTGTAACTAGGTAGCCAGGCCACATAAATGTACCATCAGTGAGCATCAGCCTTGACAAAGTCATTTCACCTGGCCTCTACCCTGGACTATAAATATTTGCCTATCTTATTTCTCTGTAGAAACTTTAGCCAATTCAAAGCTATGATATACCCTCCCTTGTGAATGGCTTTTGGGGGCTTAGAGTAGTGGGGTGAGGAGGTTGCTTTACTGTCTCCATAGGTTCAGGGTGTGAAACACAGCAGTCCCTGTGTGGAAGGATAATTTGAAGaccttttactttgttttgttccttatgGAAAGGAGATAGGCCTTGCTCTCCTGAGGTTAGCTGCTTTAATCTGTGAATTGCTTTTCTGTCATCATTCATATGAAAGGGGCTGTTGGAGAGGCAGATCCATGGTTTGCCCTCTGTTTAATTTCCTAGCACTTTGGATGGTAAGTTTCTGCAGGCTTAGAATTAGAGAACTGCTTTGTGGCTGGAGCTCCCCATGTAGTCAACCTGTCCCGAGTATTCTGGGATTGAATGTGTTGTGATCCCCAGATCTTCACCCCATTCCTCACTTCCTGGCTACCATTAATAATTATCCTTGCTCTAGTAAAATCACCTACAGGTTCTTCATATTCTTGTCTTtagccacattttcttttctagttgtTATCATAGTACATCTgtaattttatgtctttctcttttaagCCATTTCCTTGGGCTGCAGTCCCAGAAACTATTCTTAACTTTAGCGAATAGAGATAATCCCCAAATTGGCCTCAAAACAAAATTGGCTTTCTCCAAGGTCTCTGCACGGAGGTTTTGTTCTTGTCCCTCATCATTTGCCAGTTCCACACCCATTTAGGCAGTGGGGCCAGAACTGGGCTCATGTGTAGCTGGGATGGGGCCAGGCAGCTGGCTGCTTGCCttgttcttttctattatttctgaTCCTGTGTTTTTGGTACCACATGCCCAGACTCCATTGCCAAGGCAGAATGGAAGACTAAATTGATATCCCAGATAGCATCCAAGTATGAAAGAGAGACCCAAAAGACTTTTCCTCTTGGAGGAAAGGAGGGCGGTCCAGGGTTTTAAGTCAGTTTTATGCCAGCAAGGCAAATAGATGCTTAGGGACAACACTTGCCTGGTGGTGGTCTGGGTAAGAGGGTGAATGTGCAACAGCCACTAGCTAGTATCAGGTCCCACGTGCATCATGATGGCTAAACTCAGTTGGGATCGTGGGTTGCTAGTCAAGAGGAGAGCTGTGCTTGAGGCAGTCAGGCTGAGGACTAGGGATGAGTAGAATGACCCCTGCAGAGTTTACCTGGAGGAAGGGATTTCCACATGAAGAGGGGATGGTTTAGCACTTTGTTTGCTCTGGGAAGCTGAGAGCCCTTTCACAGGAAGAGAAGCTAGATACTTGAGGTGGGTCGATGGAAGAGAGAGCTCTGCCCCACTTACTCTCTCTGGGAACTTCTCATCTCTTTCAGCGCTACTGCCCTTTAACCCGTTCGGATGGTGTGACTGTTTAACTCCAAAGGTTAGGAAACCACTGAGGTTTCTTATTACACCAGATATAAACTCCATGGAACATGGTTCAGATTCTTTGCCAGTTTTGCTCCGTCTGTTCAAATATGCCCCACCTGACCCATGTCCTGTCTCCCACACTCTCTCGCTCCATTCTTCCGATATTTATACGTGTATTTTATGTCTGCCCAGAATGCCTCCTCTcttggcagtttttttttcctcgaAACTTCTGATCAAAACTTACCTTCTCTGCTGAGAAGTCATGTGTTAAATTGCAGATCCTAATTCAGTAGTTCCATGTTCGGGagttgagattctgcatttcttttcttttcttttcttttttttatattttaaaaagattttatttatttagagagagagcgagtggggggaggggcagagggagaaagagaatctccagctgactccccgctgagtgcggagcctgatgcagggcttgatcctatgaccctgagatcatgacctgagccgaaatcaagagtcggatgcttaaccgactgagccacccaggcgccccagagattctgcatttctaataagcttgCAGGTGCTTCCCCTGCTATAGGTCCACAGGTCACATTTGGAATAGTATTGCTCTAGAGCAGGGTTGGCAAGCTCGTTCTGCAGAGGGCCAGGTAGTGTATTTTAGGCTCTGCAGGCctacagtctctgtcacaactctTAAACTCTGTCCTGGTAGtgggaaagcagccatagacaatacacaGATGAATGGGCATGACTGTGTtctcataaaactttatttacaaaagcacgTGTCAGGTCATCATTTGCTCGCCCTTGTTCTAGAGCACAGACCAGAGAGTCGGGCTCACACTTTCCCAAACTTTAGCTCTACTGCTCACTAGCTCTCACTTTCCatgtctctaaaatggggatagtaatactAACTACCTCAGTAGTACCTTGTTGTGAAGATTTAGATGAGAATGGGAGCTCCACAAAGGCAGgagctttgttttgttcatatATGTCTGTTCCTAGAAAAGTACCTGGTACATCGTATGTGCTAAATTAATATAAGGCATTAGCGGTTATCTTTCACATGGACGCAGAGTGGAGAGAGGAATGTAACCCAAAGCATAGTAGAGATATCCCCTGCTCTACCTGGCTTACCTAGTTTTATTGTACTAgtcctatttttcttttacccaCCATGCAGTCACTGATCTTAAGGTGCTCACAGTCTAATGAGAAGAGAGACAACAGGTAATAACGTGTCCGTTCATAGAGTGGTGATAGAGCTAAACACAAAGCGCTAAAGGAGCACATGGGATGCTCTAATACACATGGCAGTCATTCTGGAAAGTAAGATATTTGAGCTGAATTTTGAAGAGTAGAAATTTGCCAGGCAAAAAAGATGGGCAGGCTGGCCAGGGAGTAGGACATATTTGGGCTCCTGATGTGACAGCCGGAATTTTGGCCTGATTGGATCTTGGGCTTCCATTTGTCCCATCTCTCCCTAACTGGTATTATTACTGACAGCCTGACTTTTGGGAAACACTCAGTTTTCTGTGGGACTGATGAGAGGGAATGGAGGAAAGTCATGGCCAGAACATGGCTCTTTGCTTCTGCATTCATAACTACTTAATAAAAGTGCAGACGTCTAGGATACGTTCTTCACTATACACCAGAACAGGGATGTCTAGCCCATTCTAGTCTGCCAGGTACAGTCacgtatttttaaacattttttattatggaagtaTTACAGTTACATGAAAGAAAGATAATGTGctcagacaccccccccccccccagtatgCCCATCTTCTAGTTTCAACAATGATCAAATAGGAGCCCGACTTGTTTCTTCCTGAAACAAGTGCCCCTGATCactttgaagcaaatctcagacgTCACCTGTTGATGGTTCTGACATGTACTTTGATTCTCATAGAGGCCAGCGCTGCCGAGGAAGCGGATGTGCACGTCGCTGTGGTGGTGAGACCCGGCAACGCGGGGCTGACAGACGATGAGAAGACTTACTACAGCCTCATCAC includes the following:
- the ENOPH1 gene encoding enolase-phosphatase E1 isoform X1; the encoded protein is MVVLSVPAEVTVILLDIEGAQMLLPCCSPYHTSSIEASYTFDILFPYIRENVKEYLQTHWEEEECQQDVNLLRKQAEEDAHLDGAVPIPASSGNGGDDLQQMIQAVVDNVCWQMSLDRKTTALKQLQGHMWRAAFAAGRMKAEFFEDVVPAVRKWREAGMKVYIYSSGSVEAQKLLFGHSTEGDILELVDGHFDTKIGHKVESESYRKIASSIGCSTNNILFLTDVTLEASAAEEADVHVAVVVRPGNAGLTDDEKTYYSLITSFSELYLPSSA
- the ENOPH1 gene encoding enolase-phosphatase E1 isoform X3, with product MVVLSVPAEVTVILLDIEGTTTPIAFVKAEEDAHLDGAVPIPASSGNGGDDLQQMIQAVVDNVCWQMSLDRKTTALKQLQGHMWRAAFAAGRMKAEFFEDVVPAVRKWREAGMKVYIYSSGSVEAQKLLFGHSTEGDILELVDGHFDTKIGHKVESESYRKIASSIGCSTNNILFLTDVTLEASAAEEADVHVAVVVRPGNAGLTDDEKTYYSLITSFSELYLPSSA
- the ENOPH1 gene encoding enolase-phosphatase E1 isoform X2, which gives rise to MVVLSVPAEVTVILLDIEGTTTPIAFVKDILFPYIRENVKEYLQTHWEEEECQQDVNLLRKQAEEDAHLDGAVPIPASSGNGGDDLQQMIQAVVDNVCWQMSLDRKTTALKQLQGHMWRAAFAAGRMKAEFFEDVVPAVRKWREAGMKVYIYSSGSVEAQKLLFGHSTEGDILELVDGHFDTKIGHKVESESYRKIASSIGCSTNNILFLTDVTLEASAAEEADVHVAVVVRPGNAGLTDDEKTYYSLITSFSELYLPSSA
- the ENOPH1 gene encoding enolase-phosphatase E1 isoform X4; amino-acid sequence: MIQAVVDNVCWQMSLDRKTTALKQLQGHMWRAAFAAGRMKAEFFEDVVPAVRKWREAGMKVYIYSSGSVEAQKLLFGHSTEGDILELVDGHFDTKIGHKVESESYRKIASSIGCSTNNILFLTDVTLEASAAEEADVHVAVVVRPGNAGLTDDEKTYYSLITSFSELYLPSSA